The stretch of DNA GCGGAACTCGAAGTCGCCCACGTGCTCGTCGCGCAGGAACCGCCCCGCGTCCCGGTCGGCGACCACGGCCTCCGGACCCCACGAGTCCCACAGCCTGCGCACCGCTTCGAGCGTTTCCCCGGCCCGCTCGTAGCGCTGCGAGCGGTGCAGGAACCCGCCGCGCCGGAAGTTCTCCCCGGTGTCGGCGTCGAAGCTGGTCACCACGTTCCACGCGGCCCGGCCGCCGGAGAGCAGGTCCAGCGTGGCGAACTTGCGCGCCAGCTCGTAGGGCTCGTTGAACGTCGAGTTGATGGTGCCCGCGAGTCCGATGTGCTCGGTGATCGCGGCCAGCGAGGACAGCACCGTGAACGTGTCCGGCCGTCCCACCACGTCCTGGTCGAAGACCTGTCCGCCGCGGGTGCGCAACCGCAGCCCCTCGGCCAGGAACAGCAGGTCCAGCTTGCCGCGCTCGGCCGTTTCGGCCCAGTGCGCGTAGGACTCGAAGTCGATGTGGCTGCCGGAAGCCGGATCGCTCCACACCGTGTCGTGGTTGACGCCCGGGAAGTACGCGCCCAGGATGATCTGCTTGCTCATCACGCCACCTCCACGGCGTAGCGGCTGGACTGCCGGGGCAGGCCGAAGCGTTCGCGCAGGGTCTCCGCGCCGTAGCCGGTGCGGAAGCTCCCGCGCCGGTGCAGCTCCGGCACGAGCCGGTCGACGATCGCGTCGAGGTCGATCGGCAGCAACGCGGGGCGCAGGCGGAAACCTTCGATGCCCGCGATTCGCCATTCCTCCAGCAGATCCGCCAGTTGCGGAGCATCGCCGGAGAACACCGCGGCGTCCGAGCGCAACGGCTCACCGGCGAGTTCGTCGAGCCGCGCCAGCCGCCGCCGCGCGGCCGGGGCGTCGGCGTCGAGCGCGACCACCACGTCCGCCAGCACCCGCAGCGGTTCCCCGTCGCGGCCGACCTTTCGCTCCGCCGCGCGCACTTCGGACAGGATTCCCGCGATGTCGGCGGTTTCCTGCGGAGTCACGAACACGACGTCGGCCGAGCGCGCGGCGAACTCGTAGGCGAGTTCGCGGTGCGCGAGCGCGACCACCAGCGGCTGGCCCTGCGGCGGCCGCGGCACGATCCCCGGCCCGCGCACCGAGAAGAACCGGCCGGCGAAGTCGATGTGGTGCAGCTTTTCCCGGTCCAGGAAGCGGTTCGTGGCCGCGTCGCGGATCTCCGCGTCGTCCTCCCAGCTGTCCCAGAGCCGCCGCACCACCTCGACCGCGTCGGCGGCCTCGGCGAACAGGTCCGCAATGGCCTCCTGCACCGCGGGCGAATCGAGCGCGTCGCGGCGGATCGGCGGCAGGCTGCGCCGCCCGAAGTGCGCGGCCTCGTCGGCGCGGGCCGAGGTCTGCACCCGCCAGCCGCCGCGGCCGAGGCTGTCGTGATCGAGCGTGGAGATCGCCGAGGCCACGTGGAACGGCTCGGTGTGCGTGCTCGTCACCGTCGGAACCAGCCCGATCCGCGAGGTCAGCGGCGCGAGGAACGAAGCGATCAGTTGCGCGTCGAGCCTGCCGCGGACCCGGTCGGTGCGCCGGTCACCGGGCTCGAGGTGGTCCTCGGACTGCAAGCCGAGACCGTCCTCGACGGAGACGAAATCGAGCAGCCCGCGCTCCGCGGTGCGGGCCAGCGCGGCCCAGTAGGGCGCGGTGAACAGCTTTTCCGGCGTGGCGCTCGGATCGCGCCAAGCCGCCGGGTGCCAGCCCGCGCCGTCGAGCGCGACGGCGAGGTGTGTGCCGGGCATGGGAATTCCTCTCCTGCTTGCGGGAACGTGGCGGTGTCGGGTGCGCCCGGACACCGCGCGCTGATCACCCGCAGCAGGTCGACGTGGCGCCGCCGGACGGCGCGGAAACCCGCGGCCGCGCGCATCGCAGCCTCCCTCCCGGGAAAACGCCATCGTGCCAAGGAAATCGCCGGATCGGATCACTGTAGGCCGTGCGGCGGGCGCGGTGCCAAGCTTCCCAACCGACGAGACGGCGCCCGGATCACCGAGCGACCCGCTGCTCCTCGGGCCGTTCCGGGCGGTCCGAGGACGGCCACAGGTAGGGCAGCTCGGGATCGGCGTCGGAGAAGTACCGGCCGTAGTGCTCGGGATCTTTGCGCAGCAGCGCGGATCGGTGACTGCGATGCAGCTCGGCCCGGCCGAGCCACGGCGGCAGCTCACCGGCCTTGCCGAGTTCGGCCTGCGTGCGGACCGCATCGCGGTCCGTGGCGACCGCGAAGTCCGCGCGCAGGCTCGGCTCGCAGGTGTCACCGCGGCCGCCGGCCTGCCACACCCCGCACACCACGAGCCCGTAGCAGGTCAGCGCTTCTTCGTAGCCGCACCACATCAGCACCGCCGGGTGCCGTCGCCAGCCGTAGCCGGAGACGGTCAAGGCGCGCAGCACCTGCAACGCCTCCACCCGCTGCTTGCCGAGCCTGCGCCGGTCGAGCACCCGCGCGCTCGCCGCGAAGTCCGAGTAAGGCAGGAAAGTCTGCACGGCTCCGCGCTACTTCAGCGCGCTGCCCTGCTGCCACTGCTGCCAGTCCATCGACCAGTCGCCGTAGCGGTCCCACACCGGCAGCTCCGGCCCGCCGGAATTGGTCACCTCGACCACGTCGCCGTACCCGAAGTTGCGGAAGAACCACCGGGCGTTCTCGCCGTTGAGGTTGATGCAGCCGTGCGAGACGTTCGAGCTGCCCTGGCTGCCCACGCTCGCCGGGTTCTCGTGCACGAACTCGCCGCTGTTGGACACCCGCACCGACCAGCGCTCGCGCATCCGGTAGTAGTCCGGATCGCTCTTGTCGCACACCCCGTAGGTGCACGAGTCCATGATCATGCTTTCGCGCTTCTCCGAGACGACGTGCGTGCCCGCGTGCGTCGGCGAGGACTTCTTGCCCATCGAGATCGGCATCGTGTTGATCAGCGCGCCGTTGCGGAAGATCTGCATCTGGTTGGACTTCCCGTCCGCCCTGGCGATCATCGCGTCGTGCACCCGGTAGGTGTGCGCGGTGTCCGAGCCGCCGAGCACGCCGCCGCCCAGATCCGCGCCGTAGACGTTGGCGCGGGCGTGGATCGTGGTGCCCGGCTTCCAGAACTCCTTCGGGCGGTAGTGCACGTTCTCGTCGTCGATCCAGTGCCAGGCTCCCGGCTGGACCGGATCGCTGTGCACCTCCAGCGTCCGCTCGATCGCGGCCTTGTCCTGCACCGGCTTGGTGAACTGGAAGACGATCGGCTGGCCGACGCCGATGCCGTCGTCTCCCACGGCGTCCGGCGACGGGATCAGGTTGGCCTCGAACTTCTCGGCCGGCTCGACGGTGCCGACCGCGCTGCGCTGCTCGGCCGGTTTGCCGTCGGCGCCGCGCGCGTGCGCGAGCACGTCGTAGTGCGCGGCGTAACCGAGCGGTTCGGTGCTGCGCCAGGTCTT from Saccharopolyspora sp. SCSIO 74807 encodes:
- a CDS encoding LLM class flavin-dependent oxidoreductase codes for the protein MPGTHLAVALDGAGWHPAAWRDPSATPEKLFTAPYWAALARTAERGLLDFVSVEDGLGLQSEDHLEPGDRRTDRVRGRLDAQLIASFLAPLTSRIGLVPTVTSTHTEPFHVASAISTLDHDSLGRGGWRVQTSARADEAAHFGRRSLPPIRRDALDSPAVQEAIADLFAEAADAVEVVRRLWDSWEDDAEIRDAATNRFLDREKLHHIDFAGRFFSVRGPGIVPRPPQGQPLVVALAHRELAYEFAARSADVVFVTPQETADIAGILSEVRAAERKVGRDGEPLRVLADVVVALDADAPAARRRLARLDELAGEPLRSDAAVFSGDAPQLADLLEEWRIAGIEGFRLRPALLPIDLDAIVDRLVPELHRRGSFRTGYGAETLRERFGLPRQSSRYAVEVA
- a CDS encoding MSMEG_6728 family protein, producing the protein MQTFLPYSDFAASARVLDRRRLGKQRVEALQVLRALTVSGYGWRRHPAVLMWCGYEEALTCYGLVVCGVWQAGGRGDTCEPSLRADFAVATDRDAVRTQAELGKAGELPPWLGRAELHRSHRSALLRKDPEHYGRYFSDADPELPYLWPSSDRPERPEEQRVAR
- a CDS encoding Ig-like domain-containing protein — its product is MPIPASPRRRARFMPLLAALIGALVLAGCSATAPPKRVPAPALTIEPANAATINPRTPITVRVADGTLTDVTVTNTEKGNAVRGELSPDAKTWRSTEPLGYAAHYDVLAHARGADGKPAEQRSAVGTVEPAEKFEANLIPSPDAVGDDGIGVGQPIVFQFTKPVQDKAAIERTLEVHSDPVQPGAWHWIDDENVHYRPKEFWKPGTTIHARANVYGADLGGGVLGGSDTAHTYRVHDAMIARADGKSNQMQIFRNGALINTMPISMGKKSSPTHAGTHVVSEKRESMIMDSCTYGVCDKSDPDYYRMRERWSVRVSNSGEFVHENPASVGSQGSSNVSHGCINLNGENARWFFRNFGYGDVVEVTNSGGPELPVWDRYGDWSMDWQQWQQGSALK